CTCGACCGGCGTATGCCCTTCTTTGAGCAGCGCGATCGCGCGCTGGCGCCGCCGTTCTAACTGCCTCCCACTTCCTACCGGCCGCATCCGCATCCTCCACCGGCCCGTAGTATAGGACATTATTTATACATGTGTCAATAGTGTGATGTCCCGTTAATAACTTGCATATCCGGAAAAGCTTCAAAGTGTCATTCCGAGGGAGTCAGCGACCGAGGAATCCCTGATCTTTATTCGGTTTTTCGTGGAAGCCGGGATTCCTCGCTGCGCTCGGAGTGACAGCCTCGAGATTTGGAATTAAACTTATTTCCAGGACACCATACTAGCTACAATCTGACCGGCGTTTGGTCTGGTGCGCTCCACCTGGGTTGCGCTGGCCACTGCTTCAGTCAGCCGGAGATCAGTCCACTCTTTTCGAGCAGTTGACGCGCGCGTTGACGGACGGGCTCTGGTGGCGACCACAGCAAGAGTATTGCACCTCCGAGGTTTTCCGGCCGAGTTTACTTCTTACTGCGACTGAAGCGGCCCGCGAGGTTGTGTGCGTTATTGGCTGATTCGATAGAATCGGCTCCGCGGCTTCAGACCATTCGCCACTTGTCCAAGGTTGCATATGCGTTGGCCGGTGTGAGATCGGGTTTGAGCGCTAATTCCAAAACGCGCACGCCCTCCAGATTCACCTGATAGTCTTCAATCTCAGCGGTCGAGCCCTGCGGGCTGAAGTTCCACTGCTGGCGAGTGATCTCGCTGAATGGGCCGCTCGGCGCGGCCGACCACCGAAGAGTGAACTCCTGCGTGCGCGCAATTTCCGCTTCCGAGAATTCGAGCCTGATCCGGCGAAGGCGGGTCGGCTGGTCGAAGATTATGCGAATACTCTGTAAGCCCCTTTGGGCTGCCCGCCAACCTGGTCTTTTCTCCGCGACCAAGGCGGCCTCGATTGGAAACCTCGGATCCTCTGAAGTAACTTCTACTCGGGCCACCTCTGCGAGGTCGAGCCATTCCTGTTCGGGCCGCCGCTCCTGACGATCCCCTGCCGCATCCACTACGGTTTTACGCACGGCCCGCTCCTCCTTGGTCTCTTCCCCCCTTTCATTTTCGGTTCGTCTTGCGCGAAGCGCAAGCGGAACCGAGCCGGAGCGTATCAGGCCTGCGGTTGAAGGCGCCGCTTCGCCCGCGTCTTCCATAATTCCCAGGAGCGATCGATCTGTGCCGCGTTGCAGGCAAGCGCGGCCGCGGCCTCTTCACGCGTAAGGTAGGTTACCGCGCCGAGGCGCATCGCCTCGGACTGGAGCGCCGCGCTGATTTCCGTATAGACGGCATTGAAGACCGCATGGCGCACGGTCGGCCCTACGACCGTGCATCCGTGCCCGCGCATCAGCACGACCGATCCCGCGCCGAGTGACCTGGCGAGCGCAGCGCCGAGCGCAGCATTACGAATCAGGAGATCGGTCGCCGCGCTGGCGACGCTGCGAATCTCGAATATCGGGCAGCCCTCGCCGAGCACGCCGCCGAGATGCCATACGGCGCGCAGCGGTACTCCGCTGACCACGCTGAACGGCACGACCGCCGGCGAATGGCTATGCACGACCGCCCCCACGTCCGGCCGCACGCGGTAGATTTCGCTATGGATAAACCGCTCGAGGTAGAGCGGGCGGCCTCGCGCATCGACGGGATTGCCGTCGAGGTCGAATTCCATGATGTCAGCCGCCGTGGCCATCGCCGGTGCGACGCTGCGCGCCAGCAGGAAACGGCCGTCCTTGTGCGGATGACGGGCGCTTGCGTGTCCGAATCCGTCGACCACGCCCTGGTCGAACAGGATATGGTTGGCCTCTACAAGCTCGTCGATAACGCCCGCGGCCTCAGGCATCGAACTCGACGTGGACGTTCTTGATCTGCGTTGCGTCCATCATCTCCTCGATCGACTCCTCGCGCCCCACGCCCGACTGCTTGTAGCCGCCGAACGGAGCGGCGAGGTAGTGCGCGCTCGAAGAATTGATCCACACGTAACCGGCTTCGACGCGCGCGGCGGTGCGATGCGCGGCAGCGAGGTCGCGGGTCCAGATCGAGGCGGTCAGGCCGTACTCGACGTCGTTTACCGCCCGCAGCATCGCTTCCTCGTCCGACCATCGAAACATGCACAGCACCGGGCCGAAGATTTCCTCGCGTGCGATCCGCATCTTCGGCGTGACGTCGGCGAAGATCGTCGGCTCGATGAAGAAACCTTTGCCCAAATGCGGGTCCTGCGGCGCTTTGCCGCCGGCCACCAGCCGTGCCCCATCCTCGACTCCGTAGCCGATGTAACGCATGACCTTGTCGAACTGATCCTTGCTGATCAGGCTGCCCATCGCGGTGCTCTGCTCGGTCGGGATGCCGGGTTTGATCGCGCGCGCGGCCGCGGCCACGCGCTCGAGCACGGCGTCGTGGATCGACTCGTGCAAAAAGGCGCGGCTGGTCGAGCCGCAGGACTGGCCGCACCAGGTGAAGTTCATCCCGCGGATGATTCCTGCGGCCACCTTGTCGGGATTGGCGTCGGAATACGCGATCAGCGCGTTTTTGCCGCCGAGCTCGAGCGCCACCTTCTTGAGCATTTCGGCCGAGGCCCGCATGATCGCCTTTCCCGTCGGCACCGAGCCAATCAGGCCGACCTTCGCGATCAGTGGATGGGCGGTCAGCGCGGCGCCGCACTCGCGCCCGCCCGGCAGCACGGAGAACACTCCCGGCGGAAAGAGCGGTCCGACGAGCTCGGCAAAGCGGAGCGAGGAAAGCGGCGCCTGCTCGGGCGGCTTGACGATCAGCGTGTTACCGGTGGCGAGCGGCGCGCCGGTGCGCATCGCGGCGAACAGCAGCGGATGGTTGAAGGCGTTGATGCGCGCGATTACGCCGAGCGGCTCGCGCAGCGTGTAGTTCAGCACGCCCGGGCCCATCGGGATCGTACTGCCTCTTACTTCAGTGACCAGGCCGGCGAAATATTCCACGCTGGCCGCGCCGATCGCCGAGTCGTTGATCATCTCGGCGATCGGATTGCCGCAATCGGCGGCGTCGATCAGCGCGAGTTCGCGTCCGTGGCGGCGGAGCAGTGCCGCGACCTCGCGCAGGATCTTCGCCCGCTCGAGCGGCTTGACGTCGCGCCACTGATAAAAGGCCGCGTGCGCGGCGCGCACCGCGCGGTCAACGTCCTCGGCCCCGGCCCACGCGACCTTGCCCAGCGATTGCCCGGTCGAGGGGCTCCAGATGTCGGTGCGAGCGCCGTCGGCGGCGGCGTGCCAGCCGCCGACGTAGTAGAGGTCGCGCGGTATCGAAGCGACCAGTTCTCTTTGATCGATTGTTTGCTGGCCCGCGTGAGCCATCTCGAGATCTCCTTGATGCGAGCGCTTGTGAAGATGCGAGCGCTAACGAAGCCCGGCCTGCTTCGCCAGCGGCATGATCTCCTGCTTGAATTGCCGCATGCCCTCGATGTACCGGGGCCACGAAAGCACCGCGCCGTCGAGACCCCATTCCGAGAGGCGTCCGAGCTCTTCGACGATTTGTTCCCTGGTGCCGACGAGCGGATAGCCGCCCCATCCGGCGATGAAGTGCGCTTTCATCGAACGCAGCGTATCGGGCGGCAGGGTCTTCGCGTTGAGCCCCATCGTACTGACGAGGTTGTCCACTGCGACCCAATCGCCCTTTTGATGAACGTAATAGTCGAAGAAATCGCGCGCGTCCTCCTCGGTCTCTCCCTGGACGACGTAGGCCGCGGTCCAGAGCTGCAGGTCGCGGCCGTATTCGCGCTGCGCCAGTTCCCGGTAGCTCCTGACCCGCGCCCGGGCGCCGTCGCGATCGTCGGGATCGAAAATGACGAACGCCACGTCGCAATACTTGGCCGCGTAGTGGCGTCCCACCTCGGAGCCGCCCGCGTTCATCACGACGGGATACGGCGCCTGGATCGGCTTTGGGCGCAGCATCCCTTTCTTGATCCGGTAGTACTTGCCGTCGTAGTCGAACTCCTTGTCCTCGGTCCACAGGCGCTTGATGATATCGAGCCATTCGACCGCGCAGTCGTAGCGCAGATCGTGGTCCATCTGCGGCGCGCCGAACATCTCGATCTCGGGCAGGAACCATCCGGTGACGATGTTGAGCGCGAAACGCCCGCCGGTAACGTGATCGATCGTTGTCGCCTGCTTGGCGGCCATGATCGGATGGACGGTCGGCACGTGCGAAGTTGCGAAGACCGCCGGGTATCTGGTCGCGGCGCCGATCGCAGCGGCCCAGGTATATGGCTCGAAGCCGGCGCCGTTGAAGTTACTGACTCCGCCGAAGCCCTTCCAGCGCCCGACCGGCACCAGCGCCTCGAACTCCATCTCGTCCGCGAGGCGCGCCAGCGTGAGCGTGCTCTGCCAATCGGCCTGCAGCACGCCGTCGATCGTGGTGATCGCGCACCCGTGACTGAGGTTGCTCGAGAACGTGCCGAGCTTCAGCTTGCGATCGTTGAAGAGCGGATTGGTCTTGCGCCGCGGATCCTCCGCGTTCCTGCGGATGCTCATCTAGTTTGCCTCCATCAGGCCCGCGCGCATGAGCACGCCGTCGAGCCGTGCCGCCACCTCGGGCGTCGCGGGCATCATGGGCAACCGATGCTCCTCGGTCTCGAGCAGCCCGATCCGCTTCATCATGTATTTGAGCGGAATGGGATTGGTGTCGAAGAAAATTGCCTGGTTGAGCTCGAACAGCGCGTCGTGCGCGGCCCGGGCCGGCGCGAGCCGCCCGGCGAATACGTCCTCGCACATCTGCGCGAGCGCTCGCGGCTTCAGATTGCCCACCGCATTCATCAGCCCGCAGGCGCCGATCGCCATCATCGGAAAACTCAGCTCTTCGAGCCCGACGAAGATGCGAAAGTCATTGCCCATCCGCGCGAGCACCTGCGTGACCAGCGCCAGATCGTTGGCCGCGTGCTTCATCCCGACCAGGTTGGGCGCGCGTTCGGCGATACGCTCGATGGTCGCGGCTTCAACGTTGACCGCCGCGCGTCCGGGGATGTGGTAAATCATCATCGGCAGCCGCGTGCGCCGTCCGATATCGGCGTAGTATTCGACCAGGCCGCGCTGCGGCGGCCGGATGAAGTACGGCGTGACGACCAGGACCGCGTCGGCGCCCGCTTTTTCCGCGGCCGCCGTAAGCTCGACCGTGTCGGCGTGCGACTGGGAGCCGGTCGCCGCCACCACCGGGATTCGCCCGCGCGCGGTCTCGACCGCCAGCCGCACCAGCTCGTTGCGCTCCTCGAGGCCGAGCGTGCTCGGCTCCGCCGTCGTGCCGTTGACCACGATCCCGTGCGAGCCCTCGGCCACCTGGCGCTCGAGCATCCGCGCATAGGCGTCGTAATCCACCGCGCCGGCGCGAAAGGGCGTGACCAGCGGCGGATACGAGCCGCGCAGGAAGTTCTTGTTCAGCGCGAGCATCGCTAAGCGACTTTGGTCCGGTTGGTATCGAAGCCGTAGCTCGAACCTAGAAGCCGCGGCGGATGCTTGAGGTCTTCCTGCCACATCAGCGAATCCATCGCGATATTGAGCGGGCTGTCCTGAATAGTCAGTTCGTACACCGGTTCGTCGTTCGAGGCGTGGTTGTGCACCGCCCATCCCGGCGCCGACAGCATCAGATCGCCCGCCTTCCAGTGCAGCGCCTTGCCCTGCACGGTGCTGTAGCCGCTGCCGGAGAAGTAGTAATTGATCGCGGCGGCGGCGTGGCGATGCGGCTTGTCGACGATATGCGGCGGACGCACGGTCATGGTCGCGAAGAAATTGTGCGTGGTGCCGTTGGTGCGGCCGGTCGCCGGGTTATACAGCAGGTACAGGCGCCGTCCGACGTAGGACGAGCCGAGCGCCTGCAATTTGTCCAGATGCTCCTTGACCTGGCGCCACGGCCAGAACAACACCGGCGACTCGAGCACGTCGGGGCTGATCAGCTTCTCGTAGGGCAGCAGGTAGGCGCCGTCGCTGTTGAGCGGAAACGTGCCGAACGGGTTGACGCGGCGCGCGTCGGGCTCGCCCGCGGGCGCTTCGCCCGCGATTTCCTCGGCCGGCGGATTTTCCTCTACGATATGAGCGTTCATCTTCTCGAGCAGAGCCGCGTTGCTGTAGGTCAGGCGCACCTGCAGCTCGTCGCTGTCGTTGAAGTTCTGGTACACGTTCAGCGAAGGCGTGTTCCACACATCGTACTGGCTGAAGTTGATCTGCCGGCCGCCCACGATCGCGTGTCCGCGGCCGCGGATGCAGAAGTTGACCTGCGAGGAATTGTGGCGGATCCGCTTGGTGCGCTCGCCCGGCTTGAGCACGTCGAGCGCGACCTGGATGCCCGGGGCAAGGCCGGTGCCGTTTTCGTTGGGATGCACGATGAGCGAGCGGCGCCGCCCGTTGGCCGGCGGCGGCAGGCTCGCAAGCCGCTCGACTTCGGCTTCGATTTCTTCTTTCGAGATGACGATCGCCGGCCACAGGTCTGGTTTGGGAGTCACGTAACCGCTGCGATCGACGAATCGGACTTTGCTCTCGCTCATTGGTATTCCTCGCAGTTGAATTTACGGATGCCGGCTCGCGCGCCGGCGCTATTTCATGCTTTTCCACCGACCAGGCGCGGCCTGGCCCGAACCGTCGGAGCCAGCGGCCGCCCGGCGCCGTTTGCGCGTGCCCGGGCGAGAACCTCGATGCCCATCGAGAGATCCGAAATTCCCATACCCATCGCTTTGAACAGCGTAAGGTCCGCTCCTTTGGGACGGCCCTTGCCGGCGGCGATCACGCGGCTTAGCGGCTGCACGCCGCTCCATCGGCGATCGTCCGTGCCATAGAACTCGATGAACTCGCGGGAGAGGGCGCGCACGCCCGCAACGGTGTCGGCCGCGACGATTGCGCATCGCGCAAGCATCGCCGGCTCGAATTCCGCACGCTCGGGCACCACGGCGCCGACCGCGTTGATATGCGCCCCCGGGGCGACCATTGCGGAGCTCAAAAACGGCGCGGTGGCGCGCGTTACCAGCGTTATGATGTCTGCGTTCCTGACCGCGGCCGCGATGCTCGCCGACGGTGCCACTTCCAGTTTCAACTCGGCGCTCGCGCGTTTGGCGAAGGCCGCCGCGTTTTCAGGATTGCGGCTCGCCACGCGCACGCGCGTCAAGCGCCGCACGGCGGCGACCGCCGCGATCTGCGCCAGCGCCTGCTTGCCTGCGCCGACCAGCGCCATCTCGCGCGCGTCCGGCGCGGACAGCCATCGAGCCGCAAGGCCGCTTATCGCGGCGGTGCGCAGCTGTCCGAGCGCGAACGCTTCGATCACCGCCACGAGTTGTCCGTCGGCTGCGTCGAACAGGATCAACAGCGGGTTTGCGCCGCCCTCGGTGTGGGCCCAGGTCTTGGTGCCGACCAGGCCCTCCGCGACCATCGTCGCGCCGATCGCGTGGAGCGTGTCGCCATGGCCGAAGCTAAGATGGGTCTTCGCCATGTTGACGGCGCCGCCCGCGGCCTCGGCCGAGAGTCCCCGTTCCAGCGCCGCGATCGCGTCGCTGATATCGACCAGCGCGGCGACTTCCGCCTCGGTGATCCACAACGCCTGACCGCTCATCGCAAGGCCTCGTTCGCGGCGGCTTTCATAGCGGATAGATGAGCGAGTTCGGCACCATGACGGTGTCGTACACGCAGGTTCGCGATTTGAATTTGAGCACGTCGCCGTCGCGCACGAGCCGATCGATATAGCGGCCGGCGCTCAGGATGCGGGTTTCGTCGTCGACCAGGGTTTGCAGCACGGTATAGTTGGCCTGCACATCGACGCCGTCGTCCGTCGCGGGCGCGATCCGAAGCGAGCTGACCAGATGGCGCAGCGCGCGCGGCGCGAACATCTGGGTCTGGCGGATTGTCACCACGCGGTCGCCGAGCATCGCCTTGCTCTCGCATCGCATCAGCGCAAGCGGCAACCCGCGCTCGCGATTCTCGCGCGAGATGATTTGATAGAGGCAATCGTCGGTGAAGAACGCGGGCCACTGCTCCAGCTCGAAGTTGTCGAGCACGTGAGCGTACTCGGTGTATAGCTCTTCGATTTCGAGCCGCAAGACTAGATCCTGCTGCGCACGGGCCATCGGGGTCAGAACTCCATGACCTCGCGGTAGTGCTTGTAAAAGGCGCGGATCGCCGCCTCAGTCACCATATGCTCCCGATCGTCCGTGCCGCGCCCGTCCATCTCGAGGATGCCGGCGTCGCCGGGGCGCTGACGCACGCCCTGCTGCGAGAACTCCATAACCTCGCCGTCGTCGATAGAGACCAACCCCGCGGGGCCCATGAGATTCGCCTGGCGGAGCCGCCGCTGGGTCATCTCGGGCGTGTCGTCGGCGTAACCGAAGAACGTCCACATCAGGTCGAAGAGTTCCGGGCCGCGCGGCACCAGCTGGCGCATCGCGAGCGTGTTGGATTGCTGCTGGATGATGATGTTGGGCCACAGCGTCTGCATCACCACGGTGGCCGAGCCGGAAAACTCACGCACCGGGTCGAGCAGGCGCGGGTCCTTGAGCTTGAAGTCGGCGCGGAAATTCTTCATCTCCATGGTGGTTTCGTTGAGCTTCTGTTCGCCCTTGCTCGAGGTGAGCACGCAATGCATCCCGCTCGCATCCATCTTCACCGCCGAGGGCTGGTCGGCGCGGAAGAGGCCGAAGGTGACCAGGAAGACGTGAAGGAGGCTCGCGTGATAGGGATCCTTGATGTTCTCGAACATCAGCTTCCAGTTGGCGGGAATACGCTGGCGCGAATAGCCGAGCACGCGCAGCGCTCGCCCGTCGAAGACGCGATCGAAGTAGCCGAGCATCGCCGGGCCCAGGTATTCCTCGAGCGGCGGCACGGTGGAAGCGAAGCTCGCGAAGATGACGCCGTTGCGAGACGCCACGCTGAGAGAGGTGAGTCCGTTCTTCGCCGGGTCGAAATCCTCGGGCATCCCGCCGTTCCCGTTCACCCCGCGGCGAAACGGCACGCCGGTGAGATTGCCCTTAAGGTCGTAGCTCCACTGATGGTACGGACAGGTGAAGGAGCGGGTGTTGCCCCAGTTGGCGCGGCAGAACTGGACGCCGCGATGGGCGCAGCGGTTGAGCATCACGTTGACGGTGCCGCTCTTGTCGCGGACCACGACTACCGAGCGCTCGCCAACGTGGCTGCGGACGAAATCTCCCGGGTTGGGAATTTCGGCCTCGAGCGCGACGTAGTTCCAGTACGGCCCCGAGAAGATCCGCATCTGCTCGCGCGCGTAAACCTCGGGATCGGAATAGACCCAGTACGGAACCCGGCCCAGACCCTCCGCCGGCCAGCGATAGGAGTTCCCGGGAGGTTTGCGCTCGACTGCTTCCACTGTGAGCTCTCCGTACGACAGGGCGGCGCGGCGGACGGCTTTGCCCGCAGGGGCGCCAGATGTCAGGATATCCTGAATGCAAAGATATCTAAGTATTCTTACTAATCGGCTGCCCGGCGATCGTCAAGTCCGCAAAAAAACGCCGCGGCGCGGCGCCAGGGTTTGCTATGCTGCGGGCGGCTGCGGAGTTGGCGGGCGCAGGTCTTGAAGGGTCGAACCGAGCGTGGCACCGAAACGGCACGTCGTGAACAGTGAAAAAGCGATGACGATCAGGGCGGTAGATTCCAGGGCCGCGCCTTCGCCGCCGCGCAAGCCCGGCCCGGAGTATCCGCCTGGCCAAAGCGTCGGCTACTTGATGCGCGAGACCCATCGCGCGTTTCTCCGCGCGTTGGGCGCGCGCATTTCCCG
This DNA window, taken from Candidatus Binataceae bacterium, encodes the following:
- a CDS encoding AraC family ligand binding domain-containing protein, which gives rise to MSESKVRFVDRSGYVTPKPDLWPAIVISKEEIEAEVERLASLPPPANGRRRSLIVHPNENGTGLAPGIQVALDVLKPGERTKRIRHNSSQVNFCIRGRGHAIVGGRQINFSQYDVWNTPSLNVYQNFNDSDELQVRLTYSNAALLEKMNAHIVEENPPAEEIAGEAPAGEPDARRVNPFGTFPLNSDGAYLLPYEKLISPDVLESPVLFWPWRQVKEHLDKLQALGSSYVGRRLYLLYNPATGRTNGTTHNFFATMTVRPPHIVDKPHRHAAAAINYYFSGSGYSTVQGKALHWKAGDLMLSAPGWAVHNHASNDEPVYELTIQDSPLNIAMDSLMWQEDLKHPPRLLGSSYGFDTNRTKVA
- a CDS encoding aldehyde dehydrogenase family protein, with amino-acid sequence MAHAGQQTIDQRELVASIPRDLYYVGGWHAAADGARTDIWSPSTGQSLGKVAWAGAEDVDRAVRAAHAAFYQWRDVKPLERAKILREVAALLRRHGRELALIDAADCGNPIAEMINDSAIGAASVEYFAGLVTEVRGSTIPMGPGVLNYTLREPLGVIARINAFNHPLLFAAMRTGAPLATGNTLIVKPPEQAPLSSLRFAELVGPLFPPGVFSVLPGGRECGAALTAHPLIAKVGLIGSVPTGKAIMRASAEMLKKVALELGGKNALIAYSDANPDKVAAGIIRGMNFTWCGQSCGSTSRAFLHESIHDAVLERVAAAARAIKPGIPTEQSTAMGSLISKDQFDKVMRYIGYGVEDGARLVAGGKAPQDPHLGKGFFIEPTIFADVTPKMRIAREEIFGPVLCMFRWSDEEAMLRAVNDVEYGLTASIWTRDLAAAHRTAARVEAGYVWINSSSAHYLAAPFGGYKQSGVGREESIEEMMDATQIKNVHVEFDA
- the dapA gene encoding 4-hydroxy-tetrahydrodipicolinate synthase; translated protein: MLALNKNFLRGSYPPLVTPFRAGAVDYDAYARMLERQVAEGSHGIVVNGTTAEPSTLGLEERNELVRLAVETARGRIPVVAATGSQSHADTVELTAAAEKAGADAVLVVTPYFIRPPQRGLVEYYADIGRRTRLPMMIYHIPGRAAVNVEAATIERIAERAPNLVGMKHAANDLALVTQVLARMGNDFRIFVGLEELSFPMMAIGACGLMNAVGNLKPRALAQMCEDVFAGRLAPARAAHDALFELNQAIFFDTNPIPLKYMMKRIGLLETEEHRLPMMPATPEVAARLDGVLMRAGLMEAN
- a CDS encoding aromatic ring-hydroxylating dioxygenase subunit alpha — protein: MEAVERKPPGNSYRWPAEGLGRVPYWVYSDPEVYAREQMRIFSGPYWNYVALEAEIPNPGDFVRSHVGERSVVVVRDKSGTVNVMLNRCAHRGVQFCRANWGNTRSFTCPYHQWSYDLKGNLTGVPFRRGVNGNGGMPEDFDPAKNGLTSLSVASRNGVIFASFASTVPPLEEYLGPAMLGYFDRVFDGRALRVLGYSRQRIPANWKLMFENIKDPYHASLLHVFLVTFGLFRADQPSAVKMDASGMHCVLTSSKGEQKLNETTMEMKNFRADFKLKDPRLLDPVREFSGSATVVMQTLWPNIIIQQQSNTLAMRQLVPRGPELFDLMWTFFGYADDTPEMTQRRLRQANLMGPAGLVSIDDGEVMEFSQQGVRQRPGDAGILEMDGRGTDDREHMVTEAAIRAFYKHYREVMEF
- a CDS encoding LLM class flavin-dependent oxidoreductase, whose amino-acid sequence is MSIRRNAEDPRRKTNPLFNDRKLKLGTFSSNLSHGCAITTIDGVLQADWQSTLTLARLADEMEFEALVPVGRWKGFGGVSNFNGAGFEPYTWAAAIGAATRYPAVFATSHVPTVHPIMAAKQATTIDHVTGGRFALNIVTGWFLPEIEMFGAPQMDHDLRYDCAVEWLDIIKRLWTEDKEFDYDGKYYRIKKGMLRPKPIQAPYPVVMNAGGSEVGRHYAAKYCDVAFVIFDPDDRDGARARVRSYRELAQREYGRDLQLWTAAYVVQGETEEDARDFFDYYVHQKGDWVAVDNLVSTMGLNAKTLPPDTLRSMKAHFIAGWGGYPLVGTREQIVEELGRLSEWGLDGAVLSWPRYIEGMRQFKQEIMPLAKQAGLR
- a CDS encoding aromatic-ring-hydroxylating dioxygenase subunit beta; translation: MARAQQDLVLRLEIEELYTEYAHVLDNFELEQWPAFFTDDCLYQIISRENRERGLPLALMRCESKAMLGDRVVTIRQTQMFAPRALRHLVSSLRIAPATDDGVDVQANYTVLQTLVDDETRILSAGRYIDRLVRDGDVLKFKSRTCVYDTVMVPNSLIYPL
- a CDS encoding class II aldolase/adducin family protein; this encodes MPEAAGVIDELVEANHILFDQGVVDGFGHASARHPHKDGRFLLARSVAPAMATAADIMEFDLDGNPVDARGRPLYLERFIHSEIYRVRPDVGAVVHSHSPAVVPFSVVSGVPLRAVWHLGGVLGEGCPIFEIRSVASAATDLLIRNAALGAALARSLGAGSVVLMRGHGCTVVGPTVRHAVFNAVYTEISAALQSEAMRLGAVTYLTREEAAAALACNAAQIDRSWELWKTRAKRRLQPQA